The Spirosoma radiotolerans genome has a window encoding:
- a CDS encoding SusD/RagB family nutrient-binding outer membrane lipoprotein: MIHIKRLTAGILAGLLMVMTGCKDYLEVNNNPNQVTAATPQLVLPDALATTGWYLTGNTPSGVAGNFYFLNLWMGYWNWSGNYSIATSDKNYQFTQGFNNSIWSSAYLNLKNYNYVDTQAATLGQPLLQGMAKIMKALHFQLLVDTYGDVPYTSALQGTTTILPTYDKAQAIYEDLFKQIDAGMALLAKGDGTLNPGPNDIMFQGDISKWLKFGNTLKLRMLLRQSEKADRASFIQTQLATIKASGYGFLGAGENAAVNPGYSNSQNLQNPLFGAFYAINGNPTTLNNQYKGNLYGITFYKSTNDPRLGAYYRPVAGSTNNFNGTLFGTTDVLVNSQVSDIGPGVLKNVSQNSPILQSHESLFMQAEAAQRGWITGDPKTLYQAAISESFINVGRTAAEATAYYSQAGVANVNWEASTNKIEAIITQKWASENGTAPFEAWSDYRRLGLPTNIPISQDPSTTVRQIPFRLLYPTSEYSTNAANVGAQGTINQFTSKIFWEK; encoded by the coding sequence ATGATTCATATAAAACGACTAACAGCTGGCATACTTGCCGGGCTGTTGATGGTAATGACGGGTTGCAAGGACTACCTGGAAGTTAATAATAACCCAAACCAGGTAACGGCAGCCACTCCTCAGTTGGTGCTGCCCGATGCGCTGGCCACTACAGGCTGGTACCTCACGGGGAACACCCCGAGTGGTGTCGCTGGTAACTTTTATTTTCTGAACCTGTGGATGGGCTACTGGAACTGGAGCGGCAACTATTCGATCGCTACGTCGGATAAAAACTACCAGTTTACGCAGGGCTTCAACAATAGTATCTGGTCGAGCGCATACCTCAACCTGAAAAACTATAACTACGTCGATACGCAGGCTGCCACATTGGGCCAGCCGCTGTTGCAGGGTATGGCCAAAATTATGAAAGCCCTGCATTTCCAGCTTCTGGTCGATACCTACGGAGATGTTCCTTACACATCGGCCTTACAGGGCACAACCACTATTCTGCCTACTTACGACAAAGCACAGGCTATTTATGAGGACCTCTTCAAGCAAATTGATGCAGGTATGGCGTTGCTCGCCAAAGGCGATGGTACCCTGAATCCTGGGCCCAACGACATTATGTTCCAGGGCGATATCTCTAAATGGCTCAAGTTCGGCAATACCCTGAAGTTGCGCATGCTGCTCCGCCAGTCAGAGAAGGCGGATCGGGCTTCGTTTATTCAGACGCAGTTAGCGACCATTAAAGCATCAGGCTATGGCTTCCTAGGCGCGGGCGAAAATGCAGCGGTCAATCCGGGTTATTCAAATTCACAAAACCTGCAAAACCCACTGTTTGGTGCCTTCTACGCTATCAATGGCAACCCGACAACGCTTAACAACCAGTATAAGGGAAATCTGTACGGGATTACGTTCTATAAAAGCACGAATGATCCTCGTTTAGGCGCTTATTACCGGCCTGTAGCGGGTTCAACCAATAACTTCAATGGTACTCTTTTTGGCACTACCGATGTGTTGGTAAATAGTCAGGTATCTGACATTGGCCCAGGTGTATTGAAGAACGTTTCGCAAAACTCCCCTATCCTGCAATCGCACGAAAGCCTGTTCATGCAGGCCGAAGCCGCACAACGAGGCTGGATTACGGGTGATCCGAAAACATTGTATCAGGCGGCCATCTCGGAGTCGTTCATTAATGTTGGGCGTACGGCGGCCGAAGCAACGGCTTATTATTCGCAGGCTGGCGTAGCAAACGTAAACTGGGAAGCGTCGACCAATAAGATCGAAGCGATCATTACCCAGAAATGGGCATCGGAAAACGGAACAGCCCCCTTCGAAGCCTGGTCAGATTACCGGCGTTTAGGGTTGCCAACTAACATTCCGATTTCGCAGGACCCCAGTACGACGGTGCGGCAAATTCCGTTTCGCCTATTGTATCCAACATCAGAATACAGCACGAACGCTGCCAATGTTGGCGCTCAGGGTACGATCAATCAGTTTACGAGCAAAATCTTCTGGGAGAAGTAA